In one Brevibacillus composti genomic region, the following are encoded:
- a CDS encoding DUF421 domain-containing protein translates to MEDLTTAVMRTIFSFFFILLLLRLMGKRELGKLSIFDVVISIMLAEMAVMSIEQIDKKASLFYVPMLLICLLEITMSWFFMKSKKARDVMEGSADLIIENGEIREDAMRRNRLNFDDLMVHLRQKNVKNIADVEFAVIEPTGEMSVFPKESRLPVTRGDLNLRGPAPASQVTYSGLPIPLILDGKVRKQALQKIGQNELWLKREIRKFGVKDIREVSFCSIDDRGCIFLDKKDKPRH, encoded by the coding sequence ATGGAAGACTTGACTACGGCCGTAATGCGGACCATCTTCTCGTTCTTTTTCATCCTGCTTCTGCTCCGCCTGATGGGAAAAAGAGAGCTCGGCAAGCTCTCCATCTTCGACGTCGTCATCTCCATCATGCTGGCAGAAATGGCCGTTATGTCCATTGAACAGATTGATAAAAAAGCGAGCCTGTTTTACGTGCCGATGCTGCTGATCTGTCTCTTGGAAATCACCATGTCCTGGTTCTTTATGAAAAGCAAAAAGGCCCGCGATGTGATGGAGGGCTCGGCGGATCTGATCATTGAAAACGGGGAGATTCGCGAGGACGCCATGCGCCGCAACCGGCTCAATTTTGACGACTTGATGGTCCATTTGCGCCAAAAAAACGTCAAGAACATCGCCGACGTCGAATTCGCGGTAATTGAACCGACGGGAGAGATGAGCGTGTTTCCCAAGGAATCGAGGCTTCCGGTGACCCGCGGTGATCTGAACCTGCGAGGGCCAGCACCCGCCAGCCAGGTAACCTATTCCGGTTTGCCGATTCCGCTCATTTTGGATGGAAAAGTGCGTAAGCAAGCTCTTCAAAAAATCGGCCAAAACGAGCTGTGGCTGAAACGGGAGATACGCAAATTCGGCGTCAAAGATATACGGGAAGTCTCCTTTTGCAGCATCGATGATCGCGGCTGCATTTTCTTGGACAAAAAAGACAAGCCGCG